One genomic segment of Methanothermococcus okinawensis IH1 includes these proteins:
- a CDS encoding D-glycero-alpha-D-manno-heptose-1,7-bisphosphate 7-phosphatase: protein MEIIDKNNNKAIFLDRDGVINKQLIGDYVKNIGEFEILPKVKDALIEFKKMGYLLIVVTNQQGIAKGIMTEDDLKVVHNYMLKRLPEIDDIYYCPHLEGTCNCRKPKNGMLLKAKEKWNIDFAKSWMIGDSESDIICGRSSGCKTIRILHDNEESYADFTAKNLYECVGIIGAHI from the coding sequence ATGGAAATCATTGATAAGAATAATAATAAAGCCATATTCCTTGATAGGGATGGAGTAATCAATAAACAGTTAATTGGGGATTATGTTAAAAATATTGGGGAATTTGAGATACTTCCAAAGGTAAAAGATGCATTAATTGAATTTAAAAAAATGGGATATTTATTAATCGTAGTTACCAATCAGCAGGGTATTGCAAAGGGGATAATGACAGAAGACGATTTAAAAGTTGTTCATAACTATATGTTAAAACGATTGCCTGAGATAGATGATATATACTATTGCCCACATTTGGAGGGAACATGTAATTGTAGAAAACCAAAAAATGGCATGCTTTTAAAGGCTAAGGAAAAATGGAATATAGATTTTGCTAAAAGCTGGATGATTGGGGATAGTGAAAGCGATATTATTTGTGGTAGGAGCTCAGGTTGTAAAACTATAAGAATATTACATGACAATGAGGAAAGCTATGCAGATTTTACTGCTAAGAATTTATATGAGTGTGTTGGAATTATAGGAGCTCATATATAA
- a CDS encoding glycosyltransferase family 4 protein, with protein sequence MHAIKLIIFPGYYVPHIGGLETHVDEFVKYLSNDENYNIYIFAPNIPKYNEFEIRHNNVKIYRYPAFEIISNYPVPNIFSIKFWKMFFNLYNIDFDIVMTRTRFFSNTLLGFLFAKLRYNRKKLIHVEHGSAFIKVENEFTNKVAYFYDKIIGNIIFKKSDYVIAISKAVKKFIVENFIEDDNDNIPVIYRGLEIEYIDSIKESNYIKERFKNKIKLCFVGRLYKWKGVENIIKSYIALPQDIKEKTVLIIVGYGEDLQRLKKLSGEYLDNGIYFTGKKDFKDAIGIVKACDIYIHSSYKGGGLSSSLLQAMCCGKAIVASPYEGGDEVIIDGNTGVLLKDNSSELVKDGIIKLIRNKDLMEIYGKNAKKFINDNFDWGSSVEKYKKVFNKILQK encoded by the coding sequence ATGCATGCTATAAAACTGATTATCTTCCCAGGATATTATGTTCCACATATAGGGGGTTTGGAAACTCATGTGGATGAATTCGTAAAATATTTATCAAACGATGAAAATTACAATATCTATATATTTGCACCAAATATCCCAAAGTATAATGAATTTGAAATAAGACATAACAATGTTAAGATTTATCGTTATCCTGCATTTGAAATTATATCCAATTACCCTGTTCCAAATATATTTAGTATTAAATTTTGGAAGATGTTTTTTAATTTGTATAATATTGATTTTGATATAGTAATGACAAGAACAAGGTTCTTTTCAAATACATTGTTGGGGTTTCTTTTTGCAAAACTTAGATACAATAGGAAAAAATTAATCCATGTTGAGCATGGAAGTGCATTTATTAAAGTAGAAAATGAATTTACAAACAAAGTAGCATATTTTTATGATAAAATTATTGGAAATATAATATTTAAAAAATCCGATTATGTAATAGCAATATCAAAGGCTGTTAAAAAGTTTATTGTAGAGAATTTCATTGAAGATGATAATGATAATATTCCTGTAATATACCGAGGTTTGGAAATAGAATATATTGATAGTATAAAAGAAAGTAATTATATAAAAGAAAGATTTAAAAACAAAATTAAATTATGTTTTGTAGGAAGGTTGTATAAATGGAAAGGTGTTGAAAATATTATAAAATCCTATATTGCACTACCACAGGATATAAAAGAAAAAACTGTTTTAATTATTGTAGGTTATGGTGAAGACCTACAAAGACTTAAAAAACTTTCAGGAGAATATTTAGACAATGGAATTTATTTCACTGGGAAAAAAGATTTTAAAGATGCAATAGGCATCGTTAAAGCATGTGATATATATATTCATTCATCCTACAAAGGCGGTGGTTTGTCAAGCTCACTACTTCAAGCCATGTGTTGTGGAAAGGCTATCGTTGCAAGTCCTTATGAAGGAGGGGATGAAGTTATTATCGATGGAAACACGGGTGTTTTGTTGAAAGATAACAGTTCCGAGTTAGTTAAAGATGGAATTATTAAATTAATTAGAAATAAAGATTTAATGGAAATTTATGGAAAAAATGCAAAAAAATTTATAAATGATAATTTTGATTGGGGGAGCTCAGTTGAAAAATATAAAAAAGTTTTTAATAAAATATTGCAAAAGTAA
- a CDS encoding lipopolysaccharide biosynthesis protein, producing MIKKYYNNLKDKIYILTKKYSSRVGLDLPYFIKGGFWLSIGQFFGTLKGFILSIVFANMLSKEVFGEYSFAMTVLGIAGIFALPGMGVAVVQAVAKGYEGTYFRALKEIFKWSWVGSLLLLGFSIYEYFYGKFDLMLIFLILSSIFPFYAISGFYPNLINGKKRFDILAKLSSFFGIISTILIVVTVYFTESVFWIVVITVLVQIIINGYFSLFYAKKFVKNNKIDEHSIEFGKSISYSQAFSNIANNFDSLIIAYFLGFSDLAIFKIITLLPNQIKIVANAFSPMLLPKIASKDMSKKELMKHFKKFFLVVIFLILIYWIGAPFIFKWFYPQYYDYVLLSMIFHLSFISFLSILPYNYLIKEKKGDYLNKMYFITNFLLIIFALAFIYYYGLLGAIISRILYRFANLLISFFFFYHYKDPHGK from the coding sequence ATGATAAAGAAATACTACAACAATTTAAAAGATAAAATATATATTCTTACAAAGAAATATTCTTCAAGGGTAGGTTTAGACCTTCCCTATTTTATAAAAGGCGGATTTTGGTTAAGCATTGGGCAGTTCTTTGGAACTTTGAAGGGCTTTATTTTAAGTATAGTTTTTGCTAACATGTTATCGAAAGAAGTTTTTGGAGAGTATAGTTTTGCAATGACAGTTTTAGGTATCGCCGGGATATTTGCACTTCCAGGAATGGGCGTTGCCGTTGTTCAAGCTGTTGCAAAAGGTTATGAAGGAACATATTTTAGAGCTCTGAAAGAAATTTTTAAATGGAGTTGGGTGGGAAGTTTATTATTGTTGGGATTTTCCATTTACGAATATTTTTACGGAAAATTTGATTTAATGCTTATTTTTTTAATATTATCTTCCATATTTCCGTTTTATGCAATTTCTGGATTTTATCCTAACTTAATAAATGGTAAAAAAAGATTCGATATTTTAGCTAAATTATCTTCATTTTTTGGTATTATTTCAACAATTTTGATAGTTGTGACGGTGTATTTTACAGAAAGTGTTTTTTGGATTGTCGTTATTACAGTTTTAGTTCAAATTATTATTAATGGTTATTTTAGTTTATTTTATGCTAAAAAATTTGTAAAAAACAACAAAATTGATGAACATAGTATTGAATTTGGAAAAAGTATTAGTTATTCTCAGGCGTTTTCAAATATTGCCAACAATTTTGATAGTTTGATTATTGCTTATTTTTTAGGATTTTCTGATTTAGCTATTTTTAAAATTATTACATTATTACCAAATCAAATAAAAATAGTTGCAAATGCATTTAGCCCCATGCTTCTTCCAAAGATTGCTTCCAAAGACATGAGTAAAAAAGAATTAATGAAACATTTTAAAAAGTTTTTTTTAGTTGTTATTTTTTTAATTTTAATATATTGGATAGGAGCTCCGTTTATTTTTAAATGGTTTTATCCACAATATTATGACTATGTTTTGTTGAGTATGATTTTTCATTTGAGCTTTATAAGTTTTTTATCCATTCTTCCATATAATTATTTGATAAAAGAAAAAAAAGGAGATTATTTAAACAAGATGTATTTTATTACAAATTTTTTATTAATCATTTTTGCACTGGCGTTTATATATTATTATGGATTACTTGGTGCGATAATATCACGTATACTATATAGATTTGCAAACCTACTTATTAGTTTTTTCTTTTTCTATCACTACAAGGATCCCCATGGTAAATAA
- a CDS encoding class I SAM-dependent methyltransferase, with amino-acid sequence MRKLISRIVETLKLIFGHYPKMKINVDYDEYWLVKRGKNLGLLSDFQRGRANVILNHLENNTTIKDVGCGDGAILNYLSKHIKFSKIYGVDVSDIVLEHINKLGFVPIKLDINNLNEIKNLPKTDYTLALELLEHLPNSEEVLLELLKTTNKKLIFSIPNTGFIGHRLRLLFGSFPLQWRTHPGEHLRFWTYNDIKFWLKELGLSKNSKIYLYEGIPLLNKIFPSLFTMGILVVIEKEKTNK; translated from the coding sequence ATGAGAAAACTAATATCAAGAATAGTTGAAACTCTGAAACTTATATTTGGACATTATCCTAAAATGAAAATAAATGTTGATTATGATGAATATTGGTTAGTAAAAAGGGGGAAAAATTTAGGATTGTTATCGGATTTTCAAAGAGGGAGGGCAAATGTTATATTAAATCACTTGGAAAATAACACCACTATAAAAGATGTCGGGTGTGGTGATGGCGCAATATTAAATTATTTATCTAAACATATCAAATTTTCAAAAATTTATGGTGTTGATGTTTCAGATATAGTATTGGAACATATAAATAAATTAGGATTTGTTCCAATAAAATTAGACATAAATAATTTAAATGAAATTAAAAATCTCCCTAAAACAGATTATACTTTAGCGTTGGAACTTTTAGAACATTTACCTAACTCAGAGGAAGTTCTTTTAGAGTTGTTGAAAACAACTAATAAAAAACTTATATTTTCAATTCCCAATACTGGATTCATAGGTCATAGATTAAGATTGTTGTTTGGAAGTTTCCCATTACAGTGGAGAACTCATCCTGGAGAACATTTGAGATTTTGGACATATAACGATATAAAATTTTGGTTGAAAGAGTTGGGACTGTCTAAAAACTCAAAAATATATCTTTATGAAGGAATTCCATTATTAAATAAAATATTCCCAAGTTTATTTACCATGGGGATCCTTGTAGTGATAGAAAAAGAAAAAACTAATAAGTAG
- a CDS encoding glycosyltransferase family 4 protein has product MKNILLITNELNTTNGWATVGYHLNKELNNEYNVIVLSQNTDKNNKCNLITSNHYYNFYRLLKDYSTIKNSLHNKNFDLIICNIEPFLPLAVLLKKYFNSKLILFGFGTYIYYPFVKFPYKYYNKFWIKYVDKIIVPSKFTYNKVRVWYKKDNLFIVKLGVNIDEYHPVNIKKEKAFVFVGAQKERKGVTYLILAFDKLVKEYPDVKLYMVGKKSEKYYNFVKNHNLHENIIFTGEVNHNELLEYYSKSFAHVLPSINTKNAFEGFGLVHLEANACGIPSIGSLGTANEEVIVDEYNGFLCPQKDVKCLYERMKTLLEDKQLYSKMCKNSLKYAKEHTWGKTAENFKRIMGELE; this is encoded by the coding sequence ATGAAAAATATTTTGTTAATAACAAATGAATTGAATACAACAAATGGGTGGGCAACTGTTGGATATCATCTGAATAAAGAGCTTAATAATGAATACAATGTAATAGTTTTATCCCAAAATACCGATAAAAATAATAAATGTAATCTAATAACTTCAAACCATTACTATAATTTTTATAGATTATTGAAAGATTATTCTACTATTAAAAATAGTTTACACAATAAAAACTTTGACTTAATTATATGTAATATAGAACCTTTTTTGCCACTCGCTGTTTTACTTAAAAAATATTTTAATTCAAAATTGATATTATTTGGTTTTGGAACTTATATTTATTATCCTTTTGTAAAATTTCCATATAAATACTATAACAAATTCTGGATTAAATATGTAGATAAAATTATAGTTCCTAGTAAATTTACATATAACAAAGTTAGGGTGTGGTATAAAAAAGATAACTTGTTTATTGTTAAATTGGGTGTCAATATTGATGAATATCATCCTGTAAATATAAAAAAAGAGAAAGCATTTGTATTTGTGGGAGCACAGAAAGAAAGGAAAGGAGTAACATATCTAATATTAGCATTTGATAAATTAGTAAAGGAATATCCTGATGTAAAACTATATATGGTTGGAAAAAAATCAGAAAAATATTACAATTTTGTAAAAAATCATAATTTACATGAAAATATTATATTTACAGGAGAAGTTAATCATAATGAACTATTAGAATACTACTCAAAGAGTTTTGCCCATGTTTTACCATCTATTAATACAAAAAATGCATTTGAAGGATTTGGACTTGTCCATTTGGAAGCAAATGCATGCGGTATTCCTTCTATCGGTTCATTAGGAACAGCAAATGAGGAGGTTATTGTTGATGAATATAATGGTTTTTTATGCCCACAAAAAGATGTTAAATGTTTGTATGAAAGGATGAAAACTTTACTTGAAGATAAACAATTATATTCAAAAATGTGCAAAAATTCTTTAAAATATGCAAAAGAACACACATGGGGAAAAACTGCAGAAAATTTTAAGAGAATAATGGGTGAATTAGAATGA
- a CDS encoding methyltransferase domain-containing protein produces the protein MKTFIKLYSKTFIKFSKIFSRENLYNYLDESIEKYILQNPDFNTCNLKIINIGAGGGISYHLKKKIKCIEIDIDEKRKPDLVLDIQNMNIIDDNSIDIIFCLEVLEHVRNPFKAVEEIKRILKPGGIFVGSTPFIMPIHDEPYDYFRYTKYGILNLFNEFKCLELKERNSYIKSWYVILVRLLNIGNIKQRLIGIILFPFMLLLLPFILLFDKIITNRQSTTGYFYVFRKKR, from the coding sequence ATGAAAACATTTATTAAATTATATTCCAAAACATTTATTAAATTTTCGAAAATATTTTCAAGAGAAAATCTTTATAATTACTTAGATGAATCTATTGAAAAATACATTTTACAGAATCCTGATTTTAATACTTGTAATTTAAAAATAATAAATATAGGAGCAGGTGGAGGAATAAGTTATCATTTAAAAAAGAAAATTAAATGTATTGAGATAGATATTGATGAAAAAAGAAAACCTGATTTAGTATTAGATATACAAAATATGAATATAATAGATGATAATTCTATTGATATTATTTTTTGTTTAGAAGTTTTGGAGCATGTGCGAAACCCTTTTAAAGCCGTTGAGGAAATAAAAAGGATTCTAAAACCAGGTGGTATATTTGTAGGTTCAACACCCTTTATTATGCCAATACATGACGAACCTTATGATTATTTTAGATACACGAAATACGGAATTTTGAATTTGTTCAATGAATTTAAATGTTTAGAATTAAAAGAAAGAAATTCATATATAAAATCATGGTATGTCATATTAGTAAGATTGTTAAATATTGGGAATATTAAACAAAGGCTTATTGGAATTATATTATTTCCATTCATGTTATTGCTACTTCCTTTTATATTACTTTTTGATAAAATAATTACTAATAGACAGTCTACAACAGGTTATTTTTATGTTTTTAGAAAAAAACGGTGA
- a CDS encoding glycosyltransferase family 4 protein has protein sequence MKPFVNYYFRSLLLFLRFLTIKNDYKYIYTRDLIFAFLVSRFFKDKKVIYELHDLSNGKMWNFLFKRTFKNLQGCVVISKGLKEELIKNDFNGNKIYVLYDGVDLEKFDINISKNEAREKLNLPKYKTIISYTGSLQSWKGYETFLKSYDYLKNKENIVYLVVGGSKEQVNKLREEYINKNIIFIPFVENSKIPLFLKASDVLVIPNSSKYEISVKYTSPLKLFEYMASKRPIIASDLPSIKEIVDNNEVLFFKPDDEMDLAEKIKKFIKDKELQNKLVKNAFEKVKNYTWKKRAEKIVEIFNNW, from the coding sequence TTGAAACCTTTTGTAAATTATTATTTTAGAAGTTTATTGTTATTTTTGAGATTTTTGACTATAAAAAATGATTATAAGTATATATATACTAGAGATTTGATATTTGCTTTTTTAGTTTCAAGATTCTTTAAAGATAAAAAAGTAATTTATGAATTACATGATTTATCAAATGGTAAAATGTGGAACTTTCTGTTTAAACGAACTTTTAAAAATTTACAAGGATGTGTGGTTATCAGTAAAGGTTTAAAAGAAGAGTTAATAAAAAATGATTTTAATGGCAATAAAATATATGTATTATATGATGGTGTGGATTTAGAAAAATTTGATATTAACATTTCAAAAAATGAGGCAAGGGAAAAATTAAATTTACCAAAATATAAAACGATAATATCATATACTGGAAGTTTGCAGAGTTGGAAAGGATATGAAACATTTTTAAAGTCTTATGACTATTTAAAAAATAAAGAAAATATTGTTTATTTGGTTGTTGGCGGTAGTAAAGAGCAAGTGAATAAGTTAAGAGAAGAATATATAAATAAAAACATAATTTTTATTCCTTTCGTTGAAAACTCCAAGATTCCATTATTTTTAAAAGCATCGGATGTTTTAGTTATTCCAAATTCTTCTAAATATGAAATTTCAGTTAAATATACTTCCCCATTAAAGTTATTTGAATACATGGCATCAAAAAGGCCAATTATAGCAAGTGATTTGCCAAGCATTAAAGAAATTGTAGATAATAACGAAGTTTTATTTTTTAAACCTGATGATGAAATGGATTTAGCTGAAAAGATAAAGAAATTTATAAAAGATAAAGAATTACAAAACAAATTAGTAAAAAATGCATTTGAAAAGGTTAAAAATTACACTTGGAAGAAAAGGGCTGAAAAAATTGTCGAGATTTTTAATAATTGGTGA
- a CDS encoding glycosyltransferase family 4 protein, whose product MKFLTAIPIYISKKFPSNKIKNYLFEYFATKKLKRLDLNKIDIIHSWNFLPNVYSYLKEKNQNIKIIQDVPMAFPNVLKDLENYNALFKGEKTELPCYIKTSLKYIDYYIVPSDFVKKSLINEGIDESKIFVVPFGVDITKFKPIEKDYSGTFKVAFSGNVNNRKGIPYLIQAWKELNLKDAELNIYGRVYPEVKKYFKDTEKYNIKVHGFVNNINNELSKNHLYVFPSLLEGSAKSVYEALACGLPVITTPNSGSVVEDGKEGYLIPTQDIEILKDKILFFYNNRDKTKEFGKNARKKAEQYTWENYGKRINEIYNLVNSYE is encoded by the coding sequence ATGAAATTCTTAACTGCAATTCCTATTTATATATCAAAAAAATTTCCATCAAATAAAATTAAAAACTATTTATTTGAGTATTTCGCCACAAAAAAATTAAAAAGGTTGGATTTAAATAAAATTGATATTATTCATTCTTGGAATTTTCTGCCAAATGTATATAGTTATTTAAAAGAAAAAAATCAAAATATAAAAATTATTCAGGATGTCCCAATGGCATTTCCAAATGTCTTGAAAGATTTGGAAAATTATAATGCATTATTTAAAGGAGAAAAAACGGAGCTCCCATGCTATATAAAAACTTCTTTAAAATATATTGATTATTACATAGTTCCATCGGACTTTGTAAAAAAATCATTAATTAATGAGGGGATTGATGAATCTAAAATTTTCGTTGTGCCATTTGGAGTAGATATTACTAAATTTAAACCTATTGAAAAGGATTACAGTGGAACATTTAAAGTTGCATTCTCAGGAAATGTCAATAATAGAAAGGGTATTCCTTATTTAATTCAAGCTTGGAAAGAATTAAACCTAAAAGACGCAGAATTAAACATATATGGTAGGGTTTATCCTGAGGTTAAAAAATATTTCAAAGATACTGAAAAATATAATATAAAAGTTCATGGATTTGTAAATAATATAAATAATGAGCTCTCAAAAAATCATCTATATGTATTTCCATCTTTATTAGAAGGTTCTGCAAAATCAGTATATGAGGCATTAGCATGTGGTTTGCCTGTTATAACTACTCCAAACTCTGGAAGTGTTGTTGAGGATGGAAAAGAAGGATATCTAATTCCTACGCAAGATATTGAAATATTAAAAGACAAAATATTATTTTTTTATAATAATAGAGACAAAACAAAAGAGTTTGGAAAAAATGCAAGGAAAAAGGCTGAACAATACACTTGGGAAAATTATGGAAAAAGGATTAATGAAATTTACAATCTGGTGAATAGTTATGAATAA
- a CDS encoding class I SAM-dependent methyltransferase: MGRNKIIKKYIQNKVVLDVGFLGENKKVEFSSLHNFIIKNSKEVWGLDIDKDRINKLKEKGYNVIYDDVQELKNLMKLNKKFDVIIAGELIEHLENPGVFLDNISGFLNENGILVLTTPNMFSLRYILRHALFGQESPYWVDRNAEIKYGHVIGFSKMLLDNLLLRKGFEILEFKYTIKDEYGGFKGNLEKFISSFFPRFAPSLIVVCRVRK, encoded by the coding sequence ATGGGTCGAAATAAAATAATTAAGAAATATATTCAAAATAAGGTAGTTTTAGATGTTGGTTTTTTGGGAGAAAATAAAAAAGTAGAATTTTCATCACTCCACAATTTTATAATAAAAAATTCTAAGGAAGTTTGGGGTCTTGATATTGATAAAGATAGGATAAATAAATTAAAAGAAAAGGGATATAATGTAATATATGACGATGTCCAAGAGTTAAAAAATTTGATGAAATTAAATAAAAAATTCGATGTAATTATTGCAGGGGAGTTAATAGAACATTTGGAAAATCCCGGGGTGTTTTTGGATAATATAAGTGGATTTTTAAATGAAAATGGTATATTGGTACTCACAACACCCAATATGTTTTCATTAAGATATATATTAAGACATGCACTATTTGGACAAGAATCTCCTTATTGGGTAGATAGAAATGCTGAAATAAAATATGGGCATGTTATTGGTTTTTCAAAAATGTTATTAGATAATTTATTATTGCGAAAAGGTTTTGAAATTTTAGAATTTAAATATACAATAAAAGATGAATATGGTGGTTTTAAAGGCAATTTAGAGAAATTTATCTCGTCATTTTTTCCAAGATTTGCTCCATCTTTGATTGTAGTTTGTAGGGTGAGAAAATAA
- a CDS encoding glycosyltransferase family 4 protein yields the protein MNKNIYLISWYFPSFPGGAEKSIMQELKKYQKNGYNVFVICFDEYYSKGKFNIDGVSGINYGLKLQFPSILRFYGLLFNKRYIWNILNMYINSIKKSEVLTQTLIAPIVAEFCIKHSIKYTYYLRDELNLNEFHNYEKGFRKILKTLKTVIEFPAIRYYKVKNIIALKNAHKIISNSKFMHNLLKKKYGLDSEIIYPDICYSHLDKTAMKKENQVYITFIGGENAMKGYDIVLKIAKKMPDEKFLIVGPYHKKFKKGNILFIPYQKNVMEIYKVSKLILMPSRWNEAFGRIVLEANYLGIPVIASNRGGLPEANNNKELIISDLENIGEWIRKIRQSIK from the coding sequence ATGAATAAAAATATTTATCTGATATCATGGTATTTCCCATCATTCCCAGGAGGTGCTGAAAAGTCCATAATGCAGGAATTAAAAAAATATCAAAAAAATGGATATAATGTTTTTGTAATTTGTTTTGATGAATACTATTCAAAAGGGAAATTTAACATAGATGGGGTGTCAGGAATAAACTACGGTTTAAAATTACAATTTCCATCTATTTTAAGATTTTATGGTTTATTATTTAATAAACGATATATTTGGAATATATTAAATATGTATATTAATAGTATTAAAAAGAGTGAAGTTTTGACTCAAACTCTAATTGCCCCAATAGTAGCCGAATTTTGTATCAAACATAGTATAAAATACACATATTATTTAAGGGATGAGCTCAACCTAAATGAGTTTCATAATTATGAAAAAGGATTTAGAAAAATTTTAAAAACTCTTAAAACAGTAATTGAATTTCCAGCAATACGGTATTATAAAGTTAAAAACATTATTGCACTTAAAAATGCACATAAAATAATATCCAATTCAAAATTTATGCATAATTTGCTTAAAAAAAAGTATGGATTAGATTCTGAAATTATTTATCCTGATATTTGTTATTCTCATCTCGACAAAACTGCCATGAAGAAAGAAAATCAAGTATATATCACATTTATAGGCGGAGAAAATGCCATGAAGGGTTATGATATCGTTTTAAAGATAGCAAAAAAAATGCCTGATGAAAAATTTTTAATTGTAGGGCCTTACCATAAAAAATTTAAAAAAGGAAATATATTATTCATACCATACCAAAAGAATGTCATGGAAATTTATAAAGTATCTAAATTAATCCTGATGCCGTCTCGATGGAATGAAGCATTTGGGAGAATTGTATTGGAGGCTAACTATTTAGGGATTCCAGTAATAGCAAGTAATAGGGGAGGATTACCTGAAGCAAATAACAATAAGGAACTTATCATAAGTGATTTAGAGAATATTGGTGAATGGATAAGAAAAATTAGACAATCAATAAAATAA
- a CDS encoding class I SAM-dependent methyltransferase, producing MDRINCPLCNNKNYKTILKKDDLSKYYHLVKCKDCGLVFINPLPTEEDLNRYYNIEYAVPEYQKIKLIKKANKILSLLSKYGLSSDAKILEIGASHGFFLNEAKKQGFVPYGVELSEKACNNAKKYFGINIENVDFLQSSFINKKEYFDVVVLLDVLEHLTNQNEILNGINTVLKRKGILVLTLPNIDSWEFKICGKYWEWLSPPAHLFYYSPDSIEKMLKKHGFDMVYLETYYGDTAGNILFHIYLSFKQFLFYNLKYIVGKKKLLKIRENIRDNLRNETSKEGKEFVGIDSIVFKLCNILWKPFNSVDNWRCKKGKGPSILVIAVKK from the coding sequence ATGGATAGAATTAATTGCCCCTTATGCAATAATAAAAATTATAAAACAATTTTAAAAAAAGATGATTTATCAAAATATTACCATCTTGTAAAATGCAAGGATTGTGGTTTGGTATTTATAAATCCTTTGCCAACGGAAGAAGATTTAAATAGATACTATAATATAGAATATGCAGTGCCAGAATATCAAAAAATAAAATTGATAAAAAAAGCCAATAAAATTTTGAGTTTATTATCCAAATATGGGCTGAGCTCAGATGCAAAAATCTTGGAAATAGGGGCATCTCATGGTTTTTTTTTAAATGAAGCCAAAAAACAAGGGTTTGTCCCCTATGGTGTCGAGCTGTCAGAAAAAGCATGTAATAATGCAAAAAAATATTTTGGAATTAATATTGAAAATGTAGATTTCCTTCAATCTAGTTTTATCAATAAAAAAGAGTATTTTGATGTTGTTGTTTTGTTGGATGTTTTAGAACATCTTACCAATCAAAATGAAATATTAAATGGAATAAATACGGTCTTAAAAAGAAAAGGTATATTAGTACTAACTTTACCAAATATTGATTCATGGGAATTTAAAATCTGTGGAAAATATTGGGAATGGCTGTCCCCTCCTGCACATTTATTTTATTACTCGCCAGACAGTATTGAAAAAATGTTAAAAAAGCATGGTTTTGATATGGTCTATTTAGAGACATATTATGGAGATACTGCTGGAAATATATTGTTTCATATATATCTGTCCTTTAAACAGTTTTTGTTTTATAATCTTAAATATATTGTAGGTAAAAAAAAGTTACTAAAAATTAGGGAAAATATAAGAGATAATTTAAGAAATGAAACATCAAAAGAAGGTAAAGAGTTTGTTGGTATTGATTCCATTGTATTTAAATTATGCAATATTTTATGGAAACCCTTTAATTCTGTGGATAATTGGAGATGCAAAAAAGGAAAAGGACCGTCAATTTTAGTAATTGCGGTGAAAAAATGA